Sequence from the Chloroflexota bacterium genome:
GGCTCGGCCAGTGCTTCGCCGCCGCCGTGGGTCACGACCGCCAGTTCAGGCGAGAAGCCTTCCACATGCTCTTTTTCTTTTTCAAAGAACGACATGGGAATGAGCAGCGGGAAGGCGGCGTTGACGTGGCCGGTTTCCTTGAAGCGCTTGTCCAAGGCGTCTTTGATGTTTTCCCACAGCGCCCAGCCGTAGGGGCGCACGACCATGCAGCCGCGTACGGGGGCGTAGTCGGCGAGTTCGGCTTTCAGCACCAGTTGGTTGTACCATTCAGCGAAGTTTTCGCTTCGGGAAGGCAAGGTGTTGCTCATGAGTCCATCCTTGGAAGAAGGGTTGGGCGTAATTGTACCAAAACGTAAGGTAGTCGGTTAGTCACCTGGTCGGTTGGTCGCATCCTGCAACTTGCATCCTGCATCCTGCAACTTGCATCTCGCTTCATTTGGAAACCGGCAAGGCGGCGGTGAGGGCGGCCACCGCGGCTTCGCCGTTGGGGGCGTAGTGCAGCAGCTCGCGGGCGGCGTCGGTGATGTAGCGCCCCTGGGCTTGCAGCAGGGTTTCAAAGGTTTGCTGCCAGCCGCGGCCCACGAGGATGAGGGGCTGGGGCGGCAGGGCGTGGATGACGCGCAGGTTCCACGCGAGGCTGATTTCCAGCAGGGTGCCCACGCCGCCGGGCAGGGCAATGGCCGCGTCGGCTTCGGTGGTAAGGATGCGCAGGCGGTCAATCAGGGTTTCGGTGGGCACCACTTTTTGCACCCAAGGGTTGGCGTCGAGGGGGCGGTAGCGCTCAATTTCGGCGCAGGTCACGCCGATGGTGTGCCCGCCGCCGTCCACTGCGCCGCGGGAAACCGCTTCCATGGTGCCCGCGTAGCCGCCGGTCATCACGGTGTAGCCCGCCTGTCCCAGCAGGTAGCCTAAGCGGTAGGCGGCTTCGTAGTCGGGTTCGCCTTCTTTGGGCGATGCGCTGCCAAAAACGGTGATGGTGGGCATGTTCGCTTACCTCGCTGGTGGGAGTATCTCTCCCTTCCCCCTGCCGCTCCTTCGACTTCGGGCTTCGCCCTTCGCTCAGGAAGCGGCTTCCCCCTTCCCTCCCTTAGTAAGGGAGGGAAGGGGGTGTCCGAAAAGCGCATTTTGCGCTTTTCGGACGGGGGTTAGGAGAGATTTTGTTTCGTGGCGTTGGGTAGGTGAAGACACTGCCGTCGCCTACCCGCGCAGAAGCGCGTTGAGCGGAGATGGCGGAGCCATCGCAGTCGAAACGCGCGGTGCGCAGCGCTGCGCGCTCAAGTGTCCTTCGACTTCAGTCCTCGCTAACGCTCGGACTTCCGCTCAGGACGCTTTGCCAACGTTCGGGTTACATCCGCTCCGGCGCTTCGATGGCTAACAGGCGCAGGGCGGCGGCAAGGGCGTATTTCGCCGCGGCGACCAGCCGCAGGCGGAAGGCGACCACATCTTCCCCTTCGGCGTTCAGCACCGGGCACTGGTTGTAGAAGTCGTTGAAGGCGCG
This genomic interval carries:
- a CDS encoding LOG family protein, encoding MPTITVFGSASPKEGEPDYEAAYRLGYLLGQAGYTVMTGGYAGTMEAVSRGAVDGGGHTIGVTCAEIERYRPLDANPWVQKVVPTETLIDRLRILTTEADAAIALPGGVGTLLEISLAWNLRVIHALPPQPLILVGRGWQQTFETLLQAQGRYITDAARELLHYAPNGEAAVAALTAALPVSK